One genomic segment of Strix aluco isolate bStrAlu1 chromosome 9, bStrAlu1.hap1, whole genome shotgun sequence includes these proteins:
- the BOK gene encoding bcl-2-related ovarian killer protein isoform X2, translating to MEVLRRSSVFAAEVMEVFDRSPTDKELVSQAKALCRDYINSRLIRAGVSWSKPEHNTPVPGGKLAEVSTILLRLGDELEYIRPNVYRNIARQLNISLHSETVVTDAFLAVAAQIFTAGITWGKVVSLYAVAAGLAVDCVRHAQPAMVHTIVDCLGEFVRKTLVAWLRRRGGWVRGRHHKMRGEY from the exons ATGGAAGTGCTACGCCGTTCCTCAGTCTTTGCTGCAGAGGTGATGGAGGTTTTTGACAGGTCTCCCACTGACAAGGAGCTTGTGTCCCAAGCCAAGGCTCTCTGCAGAGACTACATAAATTCGAGGCTAATTCGAGCAGGTGTCAGCTGGAGCAAACCTGAGCACAACACACCAGTGCCCGGCGGTAAGCTGGCTGAGGTGTCCACCATACTGCTGCGCCTGG GGGATGAGCTGGAATACATTCGCCCCAACGTCTACCGGAATATCGCCCGCCAATTGAACATCTCGCTGCACTCGGAGACGGTGGTGACGGATGCCTTCCTGGCAGTGGCTGCACAAATTTTCACCGCAG gCATAACATGGGGCAAGGTGGTGTCTCTCTATGCGGTGGCAGCGGGGCTGGCGGTGGACTGCGTGCGGCACGCACAGCCAGCCATGGTTCACACCATCGTAGACTGCCTGGGAGAGTTTGTCCGCAAGACCTTGGTGGCATGGCTGAGAAGGAGAGGAGGCTGGGTAAGAG GCAGACATCACAAAATGCGTGGTGAATACTGA
- the BOK gene encoding bcl-2-related ovarian killer protein isoform X1 has translation MEVLRRSSVFAAEVMEVFDRSPTDKELVSQAKALCRDYINSRLIRAGVSWSKPEHNTPVPGGKLAEVSTILLRLGDELEYIRPNVYRNIARQLNISLHSETVVTDAFLAVAAQIFTAGITWGKVVSLYAVAAGLAVDCVRHAQPAMVHTIVDCLGEFVRKTLVAWLRRRGGWADITKCVVNTDPSLRSHWLVAAVCSFGHFLKAIFFVLLPER, from the exons ATGGAAGTGCTACGCCGTTCCTCAGTCTTTGCTGCAGAGGTGATGGAGGTTTTTGACAGGTCTCCCACTGACAAGGAGCTTGTGTCCCAAGCCAAGGCTCTCTGCAGAGACTACATAAATTCGAGGCTAATTCGAGCAGGTGTCAGCTGGAGCAAACCTGAGCACAACACACCAGTGCCCGGCGGTAAGCTGGCTGAGGTGTCCACCATACTGCTGCGCCTGG GGGATGAGCTGGAATACATTCGCCCCAACGTCTACCGGAATATCGCCCGCCAATTGAACATCTCGCTGCACTCGGAGACGGTGGTGACGGATGCCTTCCTGGCAGTGGCTGCACAAATTTTCACCGCAG gCATAACATGGGGCAAGGTGGTGTCTCTCTATGCGGTGGCAGCGGGGCTGGCGGTGGACTGCGTGCGGCACGCACAGCCAGCCATGGTTCACACCATCGTAGACTGCCTGGGAGAGTTTGTCCGCAAGACCTTGGTGGCATGGCTGAGAAGGAGAGGAGGCTGG GCAGACATCACAAAATGCGTGGTGAATACTGACCCCAGCCTTCGCTCCCACTGGCTcgtggctgctgtttgcagcttTGGTCACTTCCTCAAGGCTATCTTCTTCGTCCTGCTGCCTGAGAGATGA